From Leptospira brenneri:
ATACCTTTCCAGAAACTAGAGCAATTTGAGTGTCTGTAGTTCCAGAATTGTCTTGGGAAAGTTTTGCAAAGTCAATCGCGGACTTTGGAGAGATACGAATGCTCGATCCATCCGCAAATTGGATGTCTACTTTTCCATTGTCGCCTGTGACTACGTTATCCCCGGATTTCAGAAGGGCACCGAGTTGTGCTTTTTCTTCTGTTTGGTCTGCGTGTTGGATTTTTGAATCTCCTACCGCAAATACGACTACCGCAGATAAATCTGCTGGTTTTTTAGGTGCTTCAGACACTTCTGCGTCTGGTTTCTTACAAACTGTAAGACCAGTGAAAAGAAGCGCAAGGCCCATTATGGTTAGTTTCGATGCTTTCATATCGTCCTGTCCCTTAGTGAAATTCAACTTTCGTTATTCTAATCAACAAACCGGGGTATGAAAAATTCCCAGCTTTTTGGTATTTTTTTCCAGAATGAAAAAAATTTCATTAGTTCGGAAAAAAAATAATTTAGTGATGAGATTTGTAAACGAATATTCAGTATTTTTCCCCGAAACCAGCCATTTTAAAGGGAAAAGAGGGGTAATTCTTTGGAAAATCGCTTTGTCTAAGATATAGGAAGAAAAAAACTCCCATTATGGCTGAAACCTCTACACTGAACCAAAGACCCGCCTCCTCCATTAAACTCCTAGAAGAAATGGAAAGGTTGTACAAAGACATTCCGATGGAAGCCATTGTCAAACAAGACATCTTAAGGCAAGGGATTCATTTTTTGCCAGAATCCTTCCAAGTCAAAGATCCTTATAAATCCAAAGATTATTTTATCTTTTCCTTTGATCATATCCCTCTTGCTGACTTAAAAGATGGGGCGGATACAAAAGCTCCCGAGGAGATCAAAATCTCCGGAGGTCACTTTGGGCTTTTAAAAACAGTGATTTCCACAAGAAACAACCCAAACTCTCCTTACAAAATGAAATCAAAGGAAGGGATTCCTACTTTGTTTTTAGAAGAGACTGAGATTGGAAGTGCTGAGTATCCTCCCATTCCCTCTTGGTATAGACACAAAACCAAATCAGGGAAATTGCCAGGCGAAGTCGCTCCCGTGATCGAATGGGGTTATCTATTGTATCTCACTGTCTTTCGAAACTGCCAGTACTTTGGAAAAGACGAAGAATGCGCTTATTGCGATATCAATCATAATTACCGCCAACAAAAAGGTGCGGGTCGGCCCTATACCGGAGTGAAGGATGTAGAAGATATTTTAGAAGTCCTTTCTTGGGTGGATGCCGAAGACCAGATCGCAAAAGTATATACCATTACTGGTGGATCGGTTCTGACCAATCTAAAGAAAAAATCAGAAGTAGATTTTTACCTCCAATACCCAGAAGGCATTGAAGCAAGGTTTCCCAAACGTTGGATGGGGAAACTTGTAGCCCAAGCCTTTGAAAAGGAAGATTGCCAAAGGTTCAAAGATGCAGGGATTCAAATTTACCATCCGAATTATGAAGTTTGGGACAAGGCTCTCTTTGAAAAGATCTGTCCCGGAAAATCAAGTTGGATTGGTTATGAAAACTGGATTCGCAGGGTTGTAGATTCTGCAGAAGTATTTGGTCCAGAAAATGTCATTCCTAATTTTGTGGGAGGCGTAGAACTTTCCGAACCTTGGGGATTTAAAACAGTTACAGAGGCCATCACTTCCACAAAACAAGGTTTAGATTTCTTTATGTCGAAAGGAATTGTTCCTCGTTTTACCGCTTGGTGTCCGGAACCTTTTACAACCCTTGGCCAACAAGCAGGACCACCTCTGGTTTATTTTTGTGAACTACTGCGTGCGTGGAAAGAAACCTTTGAAAAGTATGGTCTCCCCACTCCTCCGGGTTACGGAGAACCAGGCCCAGGTAAGGCGGTGTTTTCCGTTTCTGCTTTTATGGACGTGATAGGATATTCTGGACGAAATTAGTCCTTTCCTGTACAAAGAAAAAACTAAAATCCGTTTATGCGAAAATTAATTCTACTTGCGGGAGTTTTTTCTCTCCTGTTATTACAGTCTGCTTGTTTAGGTCCTGAACCAGAAGAACAACATCGGTTCCGAAAAGGGGTTCTGGACATTCGTGACCTAACTTTTAAAGAAAATACCATTGTTGACTTACATGGGGAATGGGAATTGTATTATGGAGATTTCCACTACCCTCCTTTCCATGGAGAAAAACCTCTCACAGGATACCTAACCATTCCGAACTCTTGGCAAGACGAAGAATTTGGAGGAAAGGAATTACCAAGAACCGGCCACGTCACCTTACGAGCATTTGTTCATCTTAGCAAACAAACCATAGGCCAAGAATTAAGAATTTATATTCCAGACATTGCCTCATCGTACCGGTTCTTTGCCAACGGAGTTTTGATTGGTGGTCAAGGGAAACCAGGGATCAACAAATTTGATGATACTCCCAGAATCAAATCCAAATACTACACTCTGATTCCTGATGAAGAGGTGGTTGAACTCGTATTTCATATTGCAAATTATGATAATAATTTTGGTGGATTCTGGGCCATCCCGAGTATAGGAAATAAAAATGCTTTGGACCGAGAAAAGATGCTCTCCAATGCACGTGAACTTTTTTTACTTGGAGCTCTAGTTCTCATTGGTCTCTATCATTTCGGATTGTACTTTTACAAAAGAAAAGAAACTTCGATTTTTTACTTTGCCCTCTTTTGTTTTTTACTGGGGATTCGTCTAGCCTTTACAGGGGAAAGGTATATCTTAGAAGTATTTCCAAACTTCCACTGGCCAACAGCCTTTCGGATTGAATTTGCTTCTTTTTATTTTGCAGTACCAACATTCTTATTGTTTATCCATTCGCTATTTCCAGAAGAATCCGATTGGCGATATGTTCGTTATGCATTGATCGCAAGTACAGTCTTTGCTCTCACACTTATTTTACCAATTTCTGTATTTACCATTTTATTATATGGATTTCAAGTTTTAGCATTTTTTACAATTGGGTATGTCATCCATATCAATCTAAAGGCAGTATTCAATAAACGCCCCAATTCCAAATTGTTTTTTTTAGGACTTCTCATTTTAGCATTTTCTGTTGCCTTTGATATTTTAAGGCATAGTGTCAATAACAGAGGGATTGGACTCACTCCTTACGCCCTACTATGTTTTATCTTTATCCAATCACTCATTCTCTCTAGTCGTGTGGCCAATGCATTTTTACGAGCAGAGGAACTAGCAATGAGTTTAAAAATTAGTAACGAATCTTTACTCGCAGTGACAGAAAACTTGGAACAAATCGTTTCCGAGAGAACGTATCAATTAAACTCTTCTTTGAATCGAATCAAAAAGGATCTACTTCTTGCTAAAAAAATACAACAAAAGATTCTTCCGGAAGATGGAATCAAATTTGAACATTTAAAAATTCATTTGTACTTCCAACCACAAGGCGAAGTTGGTGGAGATTTTTATGATATCTTTGAACTAGATAACGGAACGGTTCGTTTTTTTGTCGCAGATGCCACAGGGCACGGAATCCAAGCAGCCTTGTATACAATGGCGATCAAATCAGAATATGAAGCCATCAAAAGGTTTATCACCAAAACAGATGATCTCATGAACCATCTAAACCAAAAGATTCAAAATAAATTCTCTGGACTCAAAATTGTTTTTTCTGGATTTTTACTCGATATAGACACAAAAACGAAAACCGTCTATTACTCGTCAGCTGGTCACCCAAATCAAATTTTTCAAAAAAATGGGGAACAAATCATCCTGGAACGAACAGGAAATATCATTGGTTTAAAAAAAGACCAACCCTATACGCAAAAACAATTCCAGATTGCCGAGGGGGATCGAATCCTTTTGTTTACGGATGGAATGTTGGAACAAAAAAATGAATCGAGAGAAGAATTTGGAACAGAACGAATCCAAAAGATCCTGAGTGATTATAAAGAGAAGGAATCCGAACGTGTGCTTGCGGAACTTGTCATCCAATTATTTCTCTTCCAAGGAAAAGAAGAACAAGAGGATGACCAAACGATGGTTCTTGTCGAATGGGAAAAACCTTCTTAAGGCTAATCCCGTTTCCTTTATTTTTTTAAGAAAAGATTATCCACACCATTCTTTTCAAATTCAGCATCGTATTTCTCTGCTTCTTTTGCTACTTTGGTTTCATAATCTTCTGGGCTGAGGGCTTCTAAATCTTTCGCAGATACCTTTTGTTCTAAATCTCTTTGAGCAAGTTCCGTAGAGAGATCCGTCCAAAAAATATCATCGTTATAAGGTTCAATGTAAGATTCAAATACTTCTTGGAAGTATTCTTCCGAGATGGTATAGAGTCCATTTTCAGAAACGATTGCACCTTTTTCGCCAGAAGCAGAAAGTTTTTTGAGAAGGGATTGGACAAACTCATCCACAGAAGGGTCTGTCTCTTCGTGAGGGGAATTACTCACCCATTCGAACACAGCAAGTGCATTGAGAAGCTGTTTTGTTTCTTGAGCGTTTAGATCTAAATTCATGATTACCTACTTTGTTTCCATGGAAACAGGAATCCATAGCTTAGGCAAATCAAAGAATGACGGTGGATCGGTTTTCCTTATAGTTTTGATACATTTGGTCTACAAGAAGACGAAAGGCAGGATCTTCTTTTAGAATTTCCAATTTCTCTTCTAGGCTGAGGACAGAAAACTTAAGGCACAAAGCTTTGGTAATCGCAGGCTTCATACCTAATAAGTAAACAAGTGAGTAGTATTGTCAAGGAAAAAATACTAAACACATGTCACGTATTTATGTCTCGATAGGCTTTTGCGATTCGTTTCACACCTATTTCCATTTGGTTGTTATCTAAAAAACTAAAGTTCATTCGAAAAAAAGAAGAAGACAGACTGGCAGGTGAAAACTCAGTTCCGGGAACCATGGCCACACCGCTGGCAATACATCTTTCCATTAGTTCCTTTGAAGATACCTTAGGATACTCAACCCAAAGAAACATTCCTCCCTCTGGCAGAGAAAACCTAACTTCGGGAAGGTGCTTATTTAGTAAAGAAACCAGGTTTTCCTTTTTCTCTTGGTAAAAGGACTGAATGGCTTGGAGATGAGTTTTAAAATCCATCACTTCTAAAAGTTTTGATATCACTACTTGAGAAAACTGATTGGAATTTAAGTCATTTCCCTGTTTGACAGCAGTAAACAAAGAAAGATAAGGATCAGGAACCAAAACCCATCCCAAACGAAAACCAGGTGAAATTACTTTCGAAAAACTCCCCAAAATAAACGTTAACTCTTTTTTGTTGCGAAAAGAACTTACCGATGGGTAAACCTTACCATCAAAGTCTAAATACCGGTATGCCTCATCCTCTATGAATAAAATTTCTTTATCATCCAAAATCTTTGCTATCTGTTTTCTTTTTTCTAAAGACCAAGTATAGGTTGAAGGATTTTGATACGAAGGATTTGCATAAAAAACATGGATTTTATTTTGAGATAAAATTTCTTCCAACCAGTAAAGATTGGGACCATCAGGTTCCATAGGAACACTAAAAAAATTAGGTTGGTAAGGAGAAAAAGCCTGCAAAGCTCCTAAATAAACAGGATCTTCTAATAACACATTGGTATCCGAGTCCATAAACATCTTTCCCAAAATATCCAAACCTTGTTGGGAACCATGAGTGATGATGGTGGAATCAGATTTTGCCCAAGAGACATCTGTTAACTTTTCGATGATTTGAAACCGTAAGGCCGCGTATCCTGAGGAATCTCCATACTGAAGTGCAGTAGAAAGATTTTCATGGATTACTGACTCCATTACAGAACTTAATATTTCTCTCGGAAATAAATTTGGATTAGGAAGTCCTCCCGCAAAGGAAAGGATATCTGAATTTTTTACTGTTAATTTTAAAATTTCACGAATGACGGATGTCCGAACAAAAGAAGTTCGTTTCGCAGAAAAAATACTTGGCAGTTCCGTTTCCATGGATATAGAATATCAAATAAAACCAAAACTGTCCATATACAGTTTATTTCATCTATTAGTATACAGATTAATATGACAAAATACAAAACCCTAGCAGAAGACCTAAAAAAGGAAATCCAATCAGGATTTTACTCTGAAAAAGAAAGAATCCCTTCTCTTCGGGAAATTCAAAATTTAAAAGAATGTAGCCTTACTACAGCAAAAGAAGCCTATCGGATCCTAGAAGAGGAAGGATATATTTTTGTAGTCCCTCAGTCGGGATACTTTGTACATCCGAATATTAGTTCGGTCATTTCGGGACCACAAAACGAATTTTATCCAGCAGTAGAAGCTGATGATAGAATCCAACAAATCATGCGAACTGTAATGGATCCCAAACTCATTTCTTTTGGAGCAGCCATTCCTTCTGATTTTTACCTTCCTTTGGGTGGGATTGTCTCCTCATTTAAAAAAGCACTGAAACACAAAGAAATTTTTTCCTATGGAGACTTACAAGGAAACCCTGAACTACGAGAATGGATTAGCAAACGTTTGTCGATCCAAGGTTACAGGGCAAACCCAGACCAAATTCAGATTACAAGCGGATGTACAGAATCCATCACATTTTCTTTACTGAGTTCCACGGAACCTGGAGACACAGTCATAGTCCCCTCTCCTATTTATGTTGGGTTATTTCAGATTCTGGAAACTCTGAAACTGAAAGTGGTAGAAATTCCTTATAGAAAAGAAGAAGGAATCTCTGTGACCGAATACGAAAAACTAATCAAACGTCATAAACCGAAAGTTTTTTTATTTTCGGCTAACTTTAATAATCCGAATGGAATTTTACTAAGCGAAGAAAACAAACAAAATTTAGCAAAACTTTCTTACCAATATGGAATCCAATTGGTAGAGGATGATATATACGGAGATTTATATTTTTCAGGAACAAGACCAAAACCCCTGGTTAGTTATTTTCCCTCCGATTCCAAAAGTCCAAAATCGTATTTATGTTCTTCCTTTTCCAAAACAATTTCCCCAGGACTTAGAATGGGTTGGGTTGCTTCCAAAAATGGAATCAGAGATTTAAGCAAACGTACACGGGCCTATAAAATTTCAGAAAATAATCCCACCCAAATGGCAGTCCTTCAGTATTTAAAACTACAAACTTTTGAAAGGCATCTTAAATTCTTACGTTCTGAATACAAAAAACTTACAGAAGAATATATAAAACTTTTAAGTTTCTATAGCGAAGGAATTTTAGAAATTCAAAAACCAGATGGCGGTTTTGTTTTGTGGATCAAATCTCCGTTAGATGGTGACAAACTCCTTACGGAATCTAAAAAAATCGGAATGGCCATAGCACCTGGTTCTCTTTTTGGACTTTCCAAACACTGGGATCACCATTTTCGATTGAATGTATCCGTAGGATTTTCTCCCAAAATCAGAGAAAAACTCATCCAGTTCTCTAAGTTGTTTTTAAAAAAAAGGAAAACTTAAATTTTTTAGTTTTTGATTGCAACGATAAGAAAGAGAAACAACGTTTCAGAATATGTCAGAAAATACACGCAAGTATCTGGAAACTTCTCAGATCATCCCTTCCAAAGGAATGTCTTACACTATGTATGAAATCGAAGGCCAAGATACCATCTTAAGAATGCTCACCTTCATCCCAGACAATGATGAGATCCATATCTATCCAAAACCGCCGGTAAAGAAACTGTATAAACCAGAACTTTGTAAAAAGGTAGAGGAAAACGAATTTTTGGGTCTTTGGTCAATGGGAGAAGAAAGAAAGGCGGGAAATTAGGCAACCGTGGCCCCGGACAGAATCGAACTGCCGACACGAGGATTTTCAGTCCTCTGCTCTACCGACTGAGCTACAGGGCCTTCGGTTACGACCAAGGTATTTTTCCAGATCACCCTGTCAACGAACCTTTATATTTTTTGTGAGGATACTATGAAGACCCCCAGGAAATCAGTTTCTACCAGCATTTTTTTTGCACTCCTATCCCTCCACTGTGCATCAACTCTTCACAAAACAGGAATTAGCCTAGAAAGATTCAGATCCAGTTTAGAAACAAAATCGATTCTTGTTGATGGCCTAAACTGGAAATACACAGAAAAATTTGGAGAAGGAGAAACCTTACCCGTAATACATGGGTTTGGTGGAGACAAAGACCATTGGACCAGGTTTTCAAGACACCTGCCTGATAGGTTTCGAGTCGTAGCTCCTGACCTACCCGGTTTTGGGGAA
This genomic window contains:
- a CDS encoding radical SAM protein, with amino-acid sequence MAETSTLNQRPASSIKLLEEMERLYKDIPMEAIVKQDILRQGIHFLPESFQVKDPYKSKDYFIFSFDHIPLADLKDGADTKAPEEIKISGGHFGLLKTVISTRNNPNSPYKMKSKEGIPTLFLEETEIGSAEYPPIPSWYRHKTKSGKLPGEVAPVIEWGYLLYLTVFRNCQYFGKDEECAYCDINHNYRQQKGAGRPYTGVKDVEDILEVLSWVDAEDQIAKVYTITGGSVLTNLKKKSEVDFYLQYPEGIEARFPKRWMGKLVAQAFEKEDCQRFKDAGIQIYHPNYEVWDKALFEKICPGKSSWIGYENWIRRVVDSAEVFGPENVIPNFVGGVELSEPWGFKTVTEAITSTKQGLDFFMSKGIVPRFTAWCPEPFTTLGQQAGPPLVYFCELLRAWKETFEKYGLPTPPGYGEPGPGKAVFSVSAFMDVIGYSGRN
- a CDS encoding PP2C family protein-serine/threonine phosphatase yields the protein MRKLILLAGVFSLLLLQSACLGPEPEEQHRFRKGVLDIRDLTFKENTIVDLHGEWELYYGDFHYPPFHGEKPLTGYLTIPNSWQDEEFGGKELPRTGHVTLRAFVHLSKQTIGQELRIYIPDIASSYRFFANGVLIGGQGKPGINKFDDTPRIKSKYYTLIPDEEVVELVFHIANYDNNFGGFWAIPSIGNKNALDREKMLSNARELFLLGALVLIGLYHFGLYFYKRKETSIFYFALFCFLLGIRLAFTGERYILEVFPNFHWPTAFRIEFASFYFAVPTFLLFIHSLFPEESDWRYVRYALIASTVFALTLILPISVFTILLYGFQVLAFFTIGYVIHINLKAVFNKRPNSKLFFLGLLILAFSVAFDILRHSVNNRGIGLTPYALLCFIFIQSLILSSRVANAFLRAEELAMSLKISNESLLAVTENLEQIVSERTYQLNSSLNRIKKDLLLAKKIQQKILPEDGIKFEHLKIHLYFQPQGEVGGDFYDIFELDNGTVRFFVADATGHGIQAALYTMAIKSEYEAIKRFITKTDDLMNHLNQKIQNKFSGLKIVFSGFLLDIDTKTKTVYYSSAGHPNQIFQKNGEQIILERTGNIIGLKKDQPYTQKQFQIAEGDRILLFTDGMLEQKNESREEFGTERIQKILSDYKEKESERVLAELVIQLFLFQGKEEQEDDQTMVLVEWEKPS
- a CDS encoding PLP-dependent aminotransferase family protein; translated protein: METELPSIFSAKRTSFVRTSVIREILKLTVKNSDILSFAGGLPNPNLFPREILSSVMESVIHENLSTALQYGDSSGYAALRFQIIEKLTDVSWAKSDSTIITHGSQQGLDILGKMFMDSDTNVLLEDPVYLGALQAFSPYQPNFFSVPMEPDGPNLYWLEEILSQNKIHVFYANPSYQNPSTYTWSLEKRKQIAKILDDKEILFIEDEAYRYLDFDGKVYPSVSSFRNKKELTFILGSFSKVISPGFRLGWVLVPDPYLSLFTAVKQGNDLNSNQFSQVVISKLLEVMDFKTHLQAIQSFYQEKKENLVSLLNKHLPEVRFSLPEGGMFLWVEYPKVSSKELMERCIASGVAMVPGTEFSPASLSSSFFRMNFSFLDNNQMEIGVKRIAKAYRDINT
- a CDS encoding PLP-dependent aminotransferase family protein, with the translated sequence MTKYKTLAEDLKKEIQSGFYSEKERIPSLREIQNLKECSLTTAKEAYRILEEEGYIFVVPQSGYFVHPNISSVISGPQNEFYPAVEADDRIQQIMRTVMDPKLISFGAAIPSDFYLPLGGIVSSFKKALKHKEIFSYGDLQGNPELREWISKRLSIQGYRANPDQIQITSGCTESITFSLLSSTEPGDTVIVPSPIYVGLFQILETLKLKVVEIPYRKEEGISVTEYEKLIKRHKPKVFLFSANFNNPNGILLSEENKQNLAKLSYQYGIQLVEDDIYGDLYFSGTRPKPLVSYFPSDSKSPKSYLCSSFSKTISPGLRMGWVASKNGIRDLSKRTRAYKISENNPTQMAVLQYLKLQTFERHLKFLRSEYKKLTEEYIKLLSFYSEGILEIQKPDGGFVLWIKSPLDGDKLLTESKKIGMAIAPGSLFGLSKHWDHHFRLNVSVGFSPKIREKLIQFSKLFLKKRKT